ATATGAAGAAAATCCCCAAAATACAAATaataattaaacaaaattatataTTCAATGATATCTAGGACTGCTGGATATGTGTGTACGTCCACAGATGCTGAAACAGCACCATTTCTAATGTACTGTGTCCTTGTTACAGAGAGTCTAATAAGTGATTGCTGAGCATGACGTATAAATagcaattttcatatttttatcaaCCTGGAACTTGACCGAGTCAACTGGTTTGGCCAGTCTCTGAGAAACTAAATCCAAAATCTGATTTATATATACGAAGGATGGCCAAACCAATTACTGGCTCACCTGTATCCTACAAGTAAGCAACTTTATAATTGAATTTGTTGAGTTCAACTAAGAAAAAGAAAGATCCCAAGTTCAATCCAGGTTCTGGTAAATGGCCAGAAAGAAGAATACCAATCGATCCTCCCCGAGTTCATCTTGACTGAAGCAACTTGGTTTGATCCTCTTGATAGCAACATCAGAACCCTTCCATTTTCCGTAGAAAACAGTTCCATATGTACCCGATCCCAGTTCTCGTATTTCTTCCAAATCTGAATTCTTTATGGTCTGCAGGCAATATAAAAAGCTCAGAACCAGCTAAATGGGGGAAAAAAGACATTTTCTGCACCATCTGCTTTTCATTCTTGGAGACATAAAAGAATATGATTTGCAGAGACAAGGAAAATGTAAGATCAAATACCTGGAGTTCTCTAGTTGCTAAATGAGCATAAAACGCCACAAGTTTGCTAGTGCTTTCACCAACTACCTGAGACGTGAAACCAGATCCTTTTACATTAGCATGCAAAACTAATTAGttaaccttcttttttttctttttctttttcttttgtttttggtgGTAATAACTAATTATCTAGCATTAAATTTGGTGGTGCTTGGAAGAATGAATTGCAATTACTAGTTCAATCCAGTAGAAATGACCAAATCTTAATTagcttagggcctatttggcttTGCtaaaaaagcttttttttttttttgcaatttcaaTTCTGAAAATCACTTTTTTAGGCTTTAAGTATGTTTGGTTAGCCacttaattaatcaattttagaaaaacaaattttcaaatttgcgCTTTTCCGTAGCGCCTAGCCCCCCATTTCCTATAGTCGTTTCTGCTTCTACAAACATGTGAAAAGCACTCATAAAatacctttctttttttctttttttttctaaaaagcaCTCATAAAATCAAAAAGATCTCCCTTGTTGTAAAGTTTGTTAATTGCACATGAGTGTAGAATGTAGATTGTAGAGCCTTACACCTCCACAAACATGCCATCATGGCATGCAGGTCCGAGATCAGATCCATCAGCTGGTTGGTCAGACCATGTTTTTCCTAAAATTAATCCGGTCCACTCAGAAGGCGGGCCCtgatattggaaacaggtggatgggttagaaaatttCATCCAAGTGTTTTAGAGCCatgcatttgttttgcaaactatggAACTCGACCAAAGGATCAACCTAACTCTTGCGCtaggcatcaatatagtggtgtctttctaatggatagattggatctcGGATCtatatgccatgatggcaaacatgtggcatgtacatgagttgTATTGCACACACGCATGAGCTTAGCAAATCTCATCTATGAAGAAGCCAAACGGACACAACTTTCCTATAACCCCTGCCTGcagcagtgtggggcccactgtgatggccGTTAggcatccactctgtccatctgtttcaccaTGTCATGTTAGGGTACGActtcaaaaatgagatagatccaagacttaagtggaccacgccacaggaaacaatgggaagtcaatgctcaccattgaaaccttcatggggaaTTTGTTTTTCTTATGCATATTTATGAATATGCACCTTTTCACATAAGCAATTCTCAAGAAAAAATTCAATCAATTCTGCATTTGCTAGAAGCAACATCAAAAAGGCCCTAAGTATCATAATAAGGAAGTAATCCTCAAATTACAGTTACCTTCCATTCAAATCCAACTTGAATGGAATGCAAATGCACTTTGGAGCCTATTCCTTCAATACGAGTGCTATGGAAGGTGATTGTGGTTTGATCGTTCCAAAATAATTGAACTAAATCTTGCAATTTGATTCCAAACACAGCCTTATCTATCAAAAGTTTTCTGATGCAATTACCTTTTCTTCAGTGTTGAAACTGGATAGAGTACTTTTCTGGTTCTCCTCTTCATGAGCAAGGTCTTTTCCTGAGCTGAAAGACACATGGGCCACAGCCAGAGATGATGGTCCTGATAGTTTCATTGATGACCCCAGCTCAGTAGCAGCCTTGATGGAGGTATCAGAAGTACCATTAGGATAATCAGCATCCCTTTTGTGAGTGTCAGCTTCAGGCAAGTGTTCAATGAGCGACCCCGCACTATGGGCCCCGTTGTCCATGTTATCTAACTGATTAAATTGAGGCGACATTTCACATCTGGGTGAGACATCATCACGAGCTGATATATTGGCAGTATTCGTCGCACTCTGATGACACATGAGCAAATATTCATCTGTTCCCAATTCATCACTAATAGAAACGGAGGAGCAAACTGTCGGTGGGGCAACTTCTGTGGATGATGACAATGAAAGGTTATGCACAGAAAGAACCACTGACATCTTATCTTGGAGATCATGGTCATTGCTTGATTCCTTAACAGCTTCCTCGAGAGTTTCACATAATTGGCCTGCTTGAATTTTCTGATCATATGGAGGGCATAGATCAGCATTTATTATGGGATACTGAGAGCTAACCTCACATTGTTTGCTGAAATGAAGAGCATTACTGAAAGGATTGTTGAACATGAATGAAGACTGAGTTTCACATTTTGCAACATTTTGATTGCATCGATGATCCTCCCTGGAAGTAGTAGCCCCAAAACATGGAACTGGATTCTTGATTACATCATGGACCAAGCAAGAATCATAGCTCAAATCATTACTTTGTTTTTTGGCCTCCAAGAGACCACGGTGTGCCCGATAAAAATATAAACAATTTTCATGAACCTTTGAGTTTCTAAACTCTTCTAGAAGACCATTCTGTCCACAAAAACGACTTGCTGAAGTTCTCCCATAGCTTGGCGGCACAACCCGCTCTCTCAATATTCTGCTATTTTCATGATCAAACAAAGACCGAGTCCCCTTCCTAGAAACCCCCATGTTTCCTATTCCCGCCACAAAATGCTCATGGGTACCACACGAGATCTTTCCCAAATGGGCCTGGCGTAATCTTCCTTCCCCAACATTCGAAATGTTCAACCTCGGCTTAAGCCCAGTGCAGCACCCCCCATAACAAGGCTTCTGACCAAACCCAGAATCTTGATTGTTCCCAATGTCATGCAAGCCACTCCTGCGGTTTCTGAAGTCGTTCGCACCCATTCGAATGTTTTTTACCCTACAAGGAGGATGGCCTGAAAGTCCATCATTTCCAACAAGATAATTCAATGGAAAGACCTCTCTACCCAACTGATTGTTGCATGAAGCAGGCCATAAACGACTCTTCACCAGACCATGGCCAACATTCCATGGCATAATATTTTCTCTATTCAAATATACATGATTGGATTTTCTCACTCCCGGACACTGTTTAGAGTGATATCCTTGAAATGGAAATCGGACCGTTCTAACTGATTCATCACAGTTTTGGAAACTGAACCGATCCTTAGCCAAACCTTCACTAAATCTACTCAAAAAAGATTCCGGCTGAAATTCCGGACTGTCCATGTAACCTGTCGGCATTTCGGGTCCAGACATGGTTCTGCaacacaaacaaaaaaaaataaaaataaaaattctaattcacACGGGGCTTTGAAATTTGGGGTTGTGCCACTTGGATAAACAGAGAATCATAACTCCGGGTATCCGCAATGTGGGTAGCACAAATTTCAGGTTGTGAAGCAATTGAGACGATGGAATTGCAGTAATTTTCAATTTTAGCCACCTGGGTCATCGAAACTTGCAGTCTATCTGCCATTGGGCTgaataaaccatccaaatttcggaTTCCAATGAAACTAGTAGTTTTAATATTAGGTTCTGAGAGGGTTAATGCAAAGAAATCACCGGAATTACGAATTCCACTAAAATGGGTCATCGTGATTTTGTCCCCAAACGCTTTTTCTTTCCTAATAAAACTACCACCTACATCGGAATTCTTGAAAGAACAAAACCCATTAAAAGAAGAATCCAAGTTCAATCCTACGTACCCATTGAAATTGCATACAAAGATCCTCAACCGTGCACTCTCCATATACTCCGCGACCTTGTCGTACTCATCTATCATGCACCATACATCGTCGTCGGTGTCGATGGACACCAGAGGCAGGTCGCTGGTGAGGCCGTCCTCATCAGAATCCGGAAGCCGGTATTTTAGAGACATGGAGGGGTGTTTTGGGCAAAACTCCGATATCTTCGACAAGAGGTGGGAGATTCCAATGTCCCGACCGACAGAGACGATGCGGGTCTCGCCACCTACGTACCGGAGCTTTCCGGAAGCGGGGCGGGGGAGGAAGGAGCCATTGACGCTGCagaggagcttgatcttctgtACGGACGGTGGTTTCCTTTGGCGGGAAGGACGGGAAGATTCTTTCATGAGTGTGTGAGAGTTGCAAAAGGAAATTCCTCAGAAAAGAGTCTGAAATTGCCGGGAGTGTTTTGCAGAGAGATGTCATTTATAGTGTTATGTGGCGGAGGAGAAACTTTAGgatcctgatgcatcaggacgTTAGAAATCCAGAAAGTTTCCTCAAGTGGACATTGTTAGGTGATCCTCACCGTTGAGTCATTCAGACCGGAAGATCCCATCCATCCAGTATTACTTATGCGCAGTCTGCTGTGGCCGGAATCCTCTCCTGCTTAAAGCTGCGTGTAAAACACTCaggttatgtggggtccaccagttGTAAATGTAAGATCTAGTCCGTCCATCGGGTTCTGTTCTCCATTTTAGtttttagaaagaaaaattatctagatccacaactcatgtgggccacaccatggaaagaaTGGGAATaaaatgccaaccataggtttgcgtGTGAGTCTGACTCACCGggggtgtatctttcatcaacctcctgATTAatagaagatccaaaactcaggcaggccacgcgcatgaatttagaggtttaggagcaattttacttcttcttttttttttcattggtgtggcccacaggacAATCTTATCCGTCTGATCTTTTTGATGAACGTATCAAATAATGattcccacctgatggacggagtagatagcTTGGGTGTTTCACCAAAAATACCCCTGGCATTTTTACTACCATTCTCGTTGCCCCACCGTAGTTCTGTAATCCACACGGTTGATGTGATGAACCTCAGTAAGAATAGAGAATGCAGCAACAATCATCCAAGATTAGAAGATCCTGGCCTTCCAAGTGGACAGATTTCCATCAAAGGTGGAAGATTGCTATATTTCCACCCATCTTTGACCCTTTTCTCGTTGAACGTGGAGAAGTCATTGCATTTTTCTCAACCGTGCAATTTTTGGGCCATcgtttgaagggttgagatggtcCCTCGGAGGAGTATCTGATAAATCGTCTAATCAAGTGCTTCAAAGCCATATCAATGAGGATAATTCGGTTTAGTTCTATTCACAGGAATATCTGAGGTAGTATCCATTTCATTTGCAGGAATATCTGAGGACTCGTCTAATCAGGTGCCGCAAAGGCATATCAGTAAGGATAATTcgattattttagttttttattagatATTCTAGTTCTCAAATTGTGTCTTTTCCTTTGAACTTAGAAAAGTCAAGTTTTATTCTCAGGAATATCTGATGAAGCATCAAATCTGCTTCAAAGGCATATCGATGAGGATAATTCAGTTATTCTAGTGTTTTATTTTTCAGCTTAGCAAATTAGAAAATGAGTTTAGTTCACAAAATAATTTTAGTATTTATTAAGAATCATATTTCTCAATTTAAAAGaacaatttttaaaaagaaaacttgggaaatcaaaataaaactttagACATTTTTTAAGTTCACAATAATGTCACTGTATCCATCAATGTCAATGGACTAAGTTCAATTATAGGCATAACCTAGcttgggataatgattttcaacattaaaacattcataaggtcTATCATAATATTCATTTTCCAatcaatttattcataaggtcacaaaggcttgtgtcaaaaagaaaaataaataccatattgatccaaaagtttcatGTCTCTAAAAGGGTTTTACTGGCAATCtctcactgttttttgcagtgtggtccacttcacatTTATATCTGTCTTAATTTTAGTCTCAAGGCTTAAAGACTGGTTcgtcaaatggatgaaaggtctggatataacacataactcatgatatGCATACTCAGTTATCGGGCCTAAGGCCCCAAATATGACAAAAAGTCCAAATGGGTCGCTGAAATTTTTAAAGTCATGATCCATCATCCGTAAGGCTCAAcgaaccaatggtctagattagagAGACTTGGCCCCACTAATCAGATTCGAGAACACGTGTATGTATTATACTATTCCCGTTGAGGCATCTGATGCTTTTTACAGTTGAAGTGGTATTTCAGATGTTTCGAAATACTGCAGGGGCATTTCTTTCGTGCATGGGAGGCGCTTTCCAATCCTATAGTAACGTGATAGACTTGTATTTGTCCTTTTACCCAAAATAGACTGGAGTTGGTTTCCCCTCTGTCGCGACTCAGGTTGAAGCGTCTGTCACTGCcgctggggcccacatgcagagtggtccaatgatctaaaccataagAAACTAAATATGAACGGATTCGATAGTGACCATCGCCATCTCTAGTTGAATTTATAGAAGCGAGAAGAAAATGGCTGGTTATcgactataaaaatcaaaggtgggatccTGATTGAATGTTGTTAGAGTACAATAGCTATTTTATCTGAgtgtgaacggttcagatcatcggaaCATCTTAGCATGTGAGATGGTAATTACAAAGCCCTCCAATCCCTCAACAGTTTCCGCGGGACAGCGAACTCCGTATTTGGCCTAAACCAAATTACAAATCAATTTGCCCCGCTTTTACCGGATACGCGGGTTTCCCGCGAAAACCTTCCGCAGGGAGTTTATGcgctgggaagctaggtgggccccaccttgatgttttcgaAAAATCatctccgtccatacgttttttgagctcattttaggatgatctaccaaaaaataggtggatccaaaactcaagtgggccacaaaagtgaagcagtggggattgaatgaacaccgttgaaacattcatgtggccacaaatgttttgcatTGAGCTATGATTttctgtgttttcagttcatcctaatgggaataaccttataaacggtttggatgacatataagcatcaaggtggagctcaaaaaggtttcaacggtaggcatttctttcccaattttcccctcttgtgtagcccacttgacctttgtatccggctcattttttctctcattcaGTAAAATGAgcctgtaaaatggatggacgggatgaatTTCTTTCGAACATTACGGTTGGCCCCACTTAGATTACCAGTGCAGTTACTTCCTGCGAAATCCAGACGCGGATCGGCAGGTGACGTGGCCCAGTAGCCAACCAGCCAATCGGCTACTGgccggtgctctatgggcccaccatgaagtctgtgctcattaaaaattttcaaatcattttattttGTGAGACTAGTAAATGAAGCATATCTTAATATTACATGAATCAccttataggaaatagtgtgattgaactcttaccgttaaaaacaccgtgaggctacgaaagttttgaactgtggacattcaattgcaATTGTTTtccaatgatgtggtccacttgagatttagatcttccacgtttttggaatcaagctctaaaatgatatgaaaaaacggatggacagcctggataaagCACATCTATTGTAGTACTTTTTCCGTTATAGAAAACGTTAGATAGCCAACAACAAGTACGGGTGGGCTTTTCATGttcaagattattatttttttaaatgtttttctTGCTTTTGATGGAAAATTACCCCAATGCTAATGCAAGAATGatctaaaattaaaataataataataataatttgtttgcttaattatatatataaactatgaaattatttattaatttataacaaatattttaatttttagcaAGATTCTCGTAACAATATCTCAACAGAAACTTCAAAACTTTAAAATCTCTGACAAATCCTACTGTGGGAATTTGTAACCACAAGATTTGTCATCACGAACTGAACGTAAACGGATGGTCCACATATGTCATGTGGATGAAAACACTTGTTACAAGTCGGCATGCAGCTAAGTGCATGGAAAGGTCTCTATATCAGCACAAGTGCATGGCTGGATGAGAAAAGCTGAGCACGTGGCTGTGGTAATGTAGCATGCGTTTTCAAACTGTAAAATTTCAAATGCCCATTTGAAAATGCATCATTAAGCTATGCATGGCAGTCTGAAATTTTAATCTTGAAAAGTCTACAAATAATATTTGACAGCATGATCTGTAATTAAACCAGACCTTACAAGAAGTAGAAGAGAGAGAAATTATGATATttggggcccgtttggataccaccaaataaattacttttttccACACTTATggtagtagataagtgacttatttcaaataattaaatttggtttatgattagttataagtaatttttttactcaaaagtacataatcacttcagttaaatccttttttagcttttctacttttcattagTTACTGAAGAGAGGCATAAGGAGAGCTGACAAAAAAAGAGTAGcggataagtatgttgtttgccgGACACACTTATCTTGTTAATAACTAGAAACTAAGATAGGCTACTTGtgaaataagtagcttatcttaagaaACTTATGATGAAttacttatgccataagtaacttatcttagttacTACTtactaagaagataagtatttttgGTAAATAAGATACTTATCACTTTTTCCTCTCCTGGGTCTCTCCTAGGCCTCTTTTTTGTAAtttatgaaaaattaaaaaactaaaagaaatttaactgaagtgattataagtaaaaaaaagttacttataactaatcataaacctaaCTTACTTATATGGAATAATTTACTTGGGCCTGATTGGAAACCACCaaaaaagttactttttctacttacaacaatagataagtatcttattttagataagtaagtttggtttaagatcaattataagtaacattTTTACTTAAGTTACTTCATTACTTTAGCATAATAAGTAAAAACCAGTATaaactacttgag
This region of Magnolia sinica isolate HGM2019 chromosome 1, MsV1, whole genome shotgun sequence genomic DNA includes:
- the LOC131255924 gene encoding uncharacterized protein LOC131255924: MKESSRPSRQRKPPSVQKIKLLCSVNGSFLPRPASGKLRYVGGETRIVSVGRDIGISHLLSKISEFCPKHPSMSLKYRLPDSDEDGLTSDLPLVSIDTDDDVWCMIDEYDKVAEYMESARLRIFVCNFNGTMSGPEMPTGYMDSPEFQPESFLSRFSEGLAKDRFSFQNCDESVRTVRFPFQGYHSKQCPGVRKSNHVYLNRENIMPWNVGHGLVKSRLWPASCNNQLGREVFPLNYLVGNDGLSGHPPCRVKNIRMGANDFRNRRSGLHDIGNNQDSGFGQKPCYGGCCTGLKPRLNISNVGEGRLRQAHLGKISCGTHEHFVAGIGNMGVSRKGTRSLFDHENSRILRERVVPPSYGRTSASRFCGQNGLLEEFRNSKVHENCLYFYRAHRGLLEAKKQSNDLSYDSCLVHDVIKNPVPCFGATTSREDHRCNQNVAKCETQSSFMFNNPFSNALHFSKQCEVSSQYPIINADLCPPYDQKIQAGQLCETLEEAVKESSNDHDLQDKMSVVLSVHNLSLSSSTEVAPPTVCSSVSISDELGTDEYLLMCHQSATNTANISARDDVSPRCEMSPQFNQLDNMDNGAHSAGSLIEHLPEADTHKRDADYPNGTSDTSIKAATELGSSMKLSGPSSLAVAHVSFSSGKDLAHEEENQKSTLSSFNTEEKVVGESTSKLVAFYAHLATRELQTIKNSDLEEIRELGSGTYGTVFYGKWKGSDVAIKRIKPSCFSQDELGEDRLIADFWKEAHLLGQLHHPNVVAFYGVVTDGPSMNLATVTEYMVNGSLKQVLRRKDRTIDRRKRLIIAMDAAFGMEYLHEKNIVHFDLKSHNFLVNMRDPQKPVCKIGDLGLSKVKQKTLVSGGVRGTLPWMAPELLTSKSGMVTEKVDVYSFGIVMWELLTGEEPYTDMRSEEIIAGIIKGDLRPEIPNWCDPAWRSLMERCWSSDPDSRPSFSEIAKELRAISASMNIK